A stretch of DNA from Noviherbaspirillum sedimenti:
TTCCTGAGCGTGAAAGTCCGGCACCTCTGTCGTCAAATTACACGCTGTACGGCGACATGTCGGGCCGGGTCATGAGCATCCTGCGTGATTTCAGCCCCGAGGTCGAAGTGTATTCCATCGACGAATCCTTCCTGCGCCTGAACGGCTTGGCGGGGTTGTGGGTGGGGCTGTCCCGAGGCCATGGGGCAGGTGATCCGGCAGCGCATTCGGCAATGGACAGGCCTGCCGGTGTGCGTCGACATCGCGCCCACCAAAACGCTGGCCAAGTTCGCCAACCACATCGCCAAGACACATCCTGCGTCAGCCTGGACGACGGCATCCGCGTGATCGGCGTCAATCCCGGCCCGGTGGCGACCGACCGCATTGTGCGCCTGATGAAGCGCCGCGCCAAGGACAGCTTCGGCGATGAAGCGCGCTGGTCGGAATTCTTCGGCAACCTGCCAGGCAAGCGCGCAGCCACGCCCGAGGAAGTGGCCGACTTGTTCGCCTTTCTGGCGTCACCGCTGAGTAGTAAGGGACGCATGACTACACAAACTGATTTTTTCCAAACGCACGCACCTGATGACGTGTTGACTCCTTTACAGGCGGCCGAGTTACTTGAACTGGCCGAGGGCGATACCGGCGCATTGCTGGAAAACGAAGGTGCGCCCGCGCTTTCGACTGCAACGGAAACCAACACCGAGGGCCAGCCAGGCAGTTCGAACGCACCAGCCCAACCGCAGGAGCCTGATCCGGCCAACGCCGTGATTCTGGCCAAAGATGGGAAGCACAAGGGCGATGAAGTGGAATTCCACTTGCTGAACCCGGTTGGCGCCAAGCCGATCATGGGCTCGAAGATTGCCGAAGGCCGCGGCATGGGCATGTCCTACTCCGAAGCCCGTTTGCGCGTGAATCAGGCACGCTTCCCGGTCGACTTGGGCAACGTCATGACCTCGATTCGCAGCCCATACGACTTCCGCAGGCTGGGCCGCCCGGTTGTGCAATCGCTGATGGATCGCTACGTCGACCACTCGATTCTGGTCCACCTGGCCGGCGGCCACGGCTTCCACAACAACATTGAATGGGGCGTGCCTACCGAAGCAGATCTGGATTTCGCTGAAATCCTGGTGAACCCGGTCAAGGCACCGACCAAGAACCGCCACTTCATGGCAGACGGCACCAACGGCATCCAGCCGTTCGGCGTCAATGCCGGCGAAATCGACCTAGCCACCACCGACCTGTTGAACATGAACGTGGTCGACGGCATACCGAGTTGTCCCGCCGCGAGAGCAAACGGACATCGCGCAGCAGCGGTTTGAAAGCGAGGCGCGGAAGGCATTCAAAAAAGCCGCGACAACAATGAAGCATGTCCGCCTGGGCGAGTTGACGGACACGGAAAGAAAGGCCAATTGCGATGCGATCGGAAAGCTTTCCATGTTGCGATGTATGCATCGACGTGCGCTAAAATAATGGCACGGTCAGGTGCGCTGAGATTGGGTGGGGTGTGCTCAGGTGTGGCACGGCCCGGCACGATAGGCTATGGGCTGCGAATGCAGCGGGTCGTCGATTCAATGAGTTGGCTTCCCGGTGCCTTTGGGTACCTTTGGGATGGCGGGGCCAGGCGTGGCCGGGCGAGCCTTGGTGAGGCACGGCAAGGTATGGGTAGGCGGGAAGCCCCTTCGGGGGCTTTTCTTTTGCTTGCAAATAAAGATATGCCGGCCTATACTTGTACAACTTGCTGCACAAGTACATACATACACGACTAAAACTGACCTTAAATTACTCTTGCTAAATACTTAACTAGTTACCAATACTTAAATAGCTAACTATCTAACTACATAATCTTTCTAATTTTATACTCATTTCATAGCAGCAAGCAGTAAAGGAGCACCACATGAGAATCGTAAATTTTTCCGATGCTCGCAACAGCTTGAAAGATGTGATTGATCAAGTTGTTGAGGACGCCGATGTCACCGTCATTTCGCGCCGCGATGCGCCAGATGCGGTCGTCATGTCCTTTGACCACTACTCCAGCTTGATGGAGACGGTGCACTTGTTAAGTTCGCCTGCCAATGCAGCGCACTTGGCGCGCTCAATTGCTCAACTGCGAGCTGGTCAAGCGAAGCCTCGGGATCTGATTGAAGTACCAGAAACCGAGAAAGTAACCGATGAGGAACATACTCTTCACCACTGATGCATGGACTGATTATCTCTTCTGGCAAGGCCAGGACAAGAAAACGCTGCGGCGCATTAATGAATTAATTAAAGCCGCGCAGCGTACACCTTTCGAAGGGATCGGGAAACCGGAGCCTTTGAAAGAAAACTTGGCCGGGTTCTGGTCCAGGCGGATCGATGAAACCAATCGACTGGTTTATGAAGTCACAGACGAGAACATCGCCATCATCTCTTGCAGGTATCACTACTGAAAAAGCCCCTCTTCGGAGTAATGCCGTTCAGTTAAGCTGAACGGCATTTTTTCTTTGGGGTGTTGTAAACGGCGCCGCAGGCTGTTAACCTGCGCCACTATGTTCGATGACGCCATCCATTTTCTCATTAACGCGGCAGAGAAGCCTGATTGGGCTTCGGCTATCGACCCGCAAGCAGCGGAAGCCGCGGCGACCAAAGCGCAGGAATATGGAAGTCTCAACTCGGGGCAGATCGCGCTGGGCGCTGGTCTTGGCTTTGTTGATGCCCTTACTGGCGTCGACAAAGCGGCAACATCCATGCTTAGCAAAGGCGCAAGGGGCGCGGCGGAAGGTAGTCCGCGCGGCATGCTTGCCCGTACCGCATTGGGTAGCCGAGATTCGCCAGGAGCAAGCGCAGGCGCAAGTCACGCAATATAAGGCTGCACTCGATGACCTGACCGCGCCGTGCGCAACGCTTACCGGGCCGGATGCGCTGGATTACGATGTGTGGCAGGAATGGATCGTAGGCACCGTGCTGCGGGCATACGGGGAGTGCGCCGCGAGGCATCGTAAGACGGTTGACGCCTGGCCGAAATAGGCGGCATAACGTGGGCGAAATTTGGGCGAAAATGCAGCCACTTTCAGACTTCGCTACGACTTTCAAAAAAGCTAGACCGTTGATTTCATTGGGTCTGGCGGTGTCTCACGGGGTTTGAAATGGTGGGGCCGGGGCAACTTCCAGATACATCCCATTGGCATCGTACATCTTGATGGGCTTTACGCCAGGCTTGGCGTTATGGATGGCGAGATCGGACAGGGGCATGGGGCAACTCAAAATGAGGTGGGGGCAGTTGCCCCCTATGTTGCCCCCGGCTGGGTTGCGATGTCAATAGATTGGCAGAGACGGCCTGAAACAAAAAAGCCGCAATCTCATAGGAGAATTGCGGCTTTTGAGACATCTTGAGAAAACTTGAAACTTGTTAATGGTGGAGGCGGCGGGAATCGAACCCGCGTCCAGAAGCACTCTACAGACAGTTCTACATACTTAGCGCTGCCATTTGATTTAACCCGGACGACGCGGACGCGCACGCTGCGGCCAGGCGAGTTACCTATTATTTAACTTTCGACCAAGTAACCCGGCAAAAAGCGATTCCCTGTGAATGACTCCACAGCTTTTAACGGCCCGCCCCAGGGAAGAAGCGTTGTGGAGCTAACCGCGATTAAGCGGCTAGTGCGTACGAGTTATCGTTAGCAGTTATTACTTGTCTGGATGTATTTACGAGGTAACCAGTCCTCGGTATGCCCTGCGCTGCTTTGCAACCCCTGTCGAAACCAGGTCGCCCCCAAAACAGAACTACCACTGTAGCACAAAAGGTGGGGACGGGTACGGCGCTTTCAAGGCCTTATTTGCCGGCCTGTTCTGCGAGGCAGGGCGGCTCAGCGGGCTTTTAGCAATTCAAGCAATTGCAGGGGGTGCGCGGCCAGCGCATCGGCCGCCCAGGTTGCTGGTTCGATGTTGCCGCAATAACCCCAGCCGGCGCCGATGGTGGTCATGCCTGCCGCACGTCCCGCCTGGATATCGCGCAAGTCGTCGCCGACATACCAGCATGCCGTGCTTGCCAGGCCGATCCTGCCGGCAGCTTCCAGCAAGGGTTGCGGATGCGGTTTTGCATGCGGCGTGGTGTCGCCGGAAATGACGCAGGCGGCATCGCCCAGGCCGATCAGCGGCACCAGCGCATCGGTGAAGCGGGCCGGCTTGTTGGTCACGATGCCCCATTGCAGACCGGCATCTGTCAATTCTTGCAACAACTCGTCGATGCCGTCGAACAGGCGCGTATGAATGGCAATCGCGGCGGCGTAATTGTCAAGGAATTCGCTGCGCATGGCCTCGAATTCGGCGTCGCCCGGGGCAATGCCGAAGGCCGCGCCGATCAGGCCGCGGGCGCCGGCCGAGGCGAGCGGGCGCAACTGTTCATAAGGCGTTGGCGCCAGGCCACGCACGTTGCGCATGCGGTTGACCGCCGCCGCCAGGTCAGGGGCGGTGTCGGCAAGCGTGCCATCCAGGTCGAACAGGATGGCGTGGGGAGCGGGCAGGTGCATGGGATGGTTACGCAGGACGGCTGCAGGCGACCAGGTAGTTGACGCTGGTGTCCTGGTTGAGCGAATACACCTTGGTCAGCGGGTTGTAGCTCATGCCCTTGAGGGAATCGAGCGTCAGGTCGGCGGCGCGGATGCAGCGCGCCAGTTCCGCCGGCGTGATGAACTTGGCGTAATCGTGGGTGCCTTTGGGTAAGAGCTTCAGCAGGTATTCGGCGCCCAGTACCGCAAACAGGTAGGCCTTGGGGTTGCGGTTGATGGTCGAGAAGAATACCTGGCCGCCCGGCTTGACCAGGGTGGCGCAGGCCTTGACGATGGCGGCCGGATCGGGCACATGCTCGAGCATTTCCATGCAGGTCACCACGTCGTACTGGTCCGGTTCGCGTGCGGCCAGCGCCTCGGCGGCGATCAGCTCGTAGCGCACCTGCACACCGGATTCGAGGCTGTGCAGGTCGGCAACTTGCAACGGCTTTTCCGACAGGTCGATGCCGGTGACGTGGGCGCCTTTGCGGGCCATCGATTCGGCCAGGATGCCGCCGCCGCAGCCGACGTCGACCACGTTCTTGCCGGCGAGGGGCGTGCGCGCATTGATCCATTCCAGGCGCAGAGGATTGATTTCGTGCAGGGGGCGGAATTCGGAAGTCGGGTCCCACCAGCGGTGGGCGAGCTCGCCAAATTTTTGCAGTTCCAGAGGGTCGGCATTCATGGGCGTAATGATAACGGCAAAGTCAATTTGCTGCCACGCACGGGCGTAAAAAAACCCCGCCGCAGCGGGGTTTTGCAGGCGTGAAATCGATTACTTGGTACGGGTACCAACGACTTCGAGTTCAACGCGGCGGTTCGGCTGCTGGCACTTGATCTGTGCTGCACGATTGCCCTTGCAGTCGGCGACGACCGGAGCTGTTTCGCCCTTGCCTTCAGTGTAGACGCGGTTTTCTTCCACGCCTTTTTCAACCAGGTAGCCCTTGACAGCTTCGGCACGCTTGACCGACAGCTTCTGGTTGTAAGAATCGCCGCCGATGGTGTCGGTGTGGCCAACGGCAATGATCACTTCCAGTTGCATGCCGAACAGTTTCAGGAACAGTTCGTCGAGTTGTTCCTTGCCTTCCGGACGCAGAGTAGCCTTGTTGAAGTCAAACAGGGTGTCGGCGGAGAAGGTGACTTTCTCGGTTTGCGGAGCAGGCTTGGCAGCCGGAGCGGCCGGGGCGGCTGCCGGTTTTGCCGGCTCTTCAGCTTTTGCCAGGGCGCCATCGCAACCAGGAACCGACTCAGCCGGGGTCCAGTGGGTGCTGCGCCAGCACAGGCCTTGGGTGTTGCGGGCAACTACGCCACGTCCATCTTGCACATAGGCACTTTTTGGGGTCGCTGCCTTGATGTCCGTGACTTGCGCAGTCGCAGAAAAAGCCATTACTGCAGAAGATGCAGCGAAGATGATTTTTACGTACTTATTCATGTTTCTCCTCTCGGGTGAGATTTCTGCACAGAAACTGCGCAACTATTGACAAAGTTAATGACTTACAAACGGATCATAACATGATGTTCACACCCCTATATGCAAAAACACTATCCATACAGTAAGGGTATAACTTGATGGCATTTTGCCACAGGCTTGACATTGCGACCAATTTGCCAATTCGTTCAGGCCGTTCTTTTGATGCTTTGTTGCGCTTTTGCGACGCTTATGGGACGCATTTGTCAGGAAACTTGGTTTATTAAAATTTTCTTGCTGAAAGCAAATAAGCAAAAAAATCAGCGAAAATATGCTTGCCTCGAAGAGCCTGATCAAATTGACATCTCCAGGTGCCGTCTCCGGCGGTTTAAGGGCGGGTTTGTATTTAGTGTAGTGACGGGATGCGGTTTATTTTTGTTTTTTTGTAAATGTTGTTGTGCTTTTGGTTTGACCATCCCGGCTCGGGCGGAGTGTAAATTGCCTGGTCGATTGCACTTTGCGCATATGCGCGCCATGTCAGGGAGTGCATCGGGGCATGGGACAAGAGCGCCATGTTAGAATCGAACGTTTCTAGCCTACACCTTCTCGACCCGCCAATGGATCAATTCGCAAAAGAAACCATACCGATTTCCCTCGAAGAAGAGATGCGCAAGAGCTACCTCGATTACGCGATGAGCGTGATCGTCGGGCGTGCGCTCCCGGACGTGCGCGACGGCTTGAAGCCGGTGCACCGCCGCGTGCTGTATGCGATGCATGAAACCAACAACGTCTGGAACCGGCCCTTCGTCAAGTGCGCACGCGTGGTCGGCGAGGTGATGGGTAAGTATCACCCGCACGGCGACGCGTCGATCTACGATACGCTGGTGCGCATGGCGCAGGATTTCTCGATGCGCTATACGCTGGTCGATGGCCAGGGCAACTTCGGTTCCGTCGATGGCGACAGCGCCGCTGCAATGCGTTACACCGAGTGCCGCCTGGACAAGATCGCCGGCGAACTGCTGGCCGATATCGAGAAGGAAACCGTCGATTTCGTGCCGAACTACGACGGCAAGGAAAAGGAGCCGTCGGTATTGCCGACGCGTATCCCTAACCTGCTGATCAACGGTTCTTCCGGTATCGCCGTGGGTATGGCAACCAACATCCCGCCGCACAACATCACCGAGGTGATTACGGGCGCGCTGCATGTCTTGCGCAACGCCGACTGCACGATCGACGAGCTGATCGAAATCATCCCGGCACCGGACTTCCCGACCGCCGGCATCATCTATGGCGTCTCCGGCGTGCGCGACGGCTATCGCACCGGCCGCGGCCGCGTGGTGATGCGTGCCACGACCCATTTCGAGGAGTATGGCAAGGAAGGTCGCACGGCGATCATCATCGACGAGCTGCCCTACCAGGTCAACAAGAAGTCGCTGCTGGAACGCATCGCCGAGCTGGTGCGCGACAAGAAGCTGGACGGCATTTCCGACATTCGCGACGAGTCCGACAAGTCGGGCATGCGCGTGGTGATCGAATTGAAGCGCGGTGAAGTCGGGGAAGTGGTACTCAACAACCTGTACAAGCAGACCCAGTTGCAGGATACCTTCGGCATGAACATGGTGGCGCTGGTCGATGGCCAGCCCAAGCTGCTGAACCTGAAGCAGATGCTGGAATGCTTCCTGTCGCACCGCCGCGAAGTGGTCACGCGCCGCACCGTGTTCGAACTGCGCAAGGCGCGCGAACGCGGCCATGTGCTGGAAGGCCTGGCGGTGGCGCTCGCCAACATCGATGACTTCATTGCCATCATCAAGGCGGCACCGACGCCGCCGATCGCCAAGGCCGAGTTGATGACGCGCGCCTGGGATTCCTCGCTGGTGCGCGAGATGCTGGCGCGGACCGGCGCCGAGAACGTCGGCGGCATTGATGCCTTCCGTCCGGAAAACCTGCCCAATCATTACGGCATGCAATCCGACGGCCTGTACAAGCTGTCCGACGACCAGGCCCAGGAAATCCTGCAGATGCGTCTGCAACGCCTGACCGGTCTCGAGCAAGACAAGATCGTCAACGAGTACAAGGACGTCATGGCGCAGATCGCCGACCTGCTGGACATCCTGTCCAAGCCGGAGCGTGTGACCGAGATCATCACCAACGAGATGACCGCCGCCAGGAACGAATATGGCGAAGGCAACAAGGATGTGCGTCGCTCGCGCATCGAGCACAATACTTCCGACCTTGAGACCGAAGACCTGATCACGCCGCAGGACATGGTGGTGACCCTGTCGCACTCCGGTTACATGAAGTCGCAGCCCTTGTCCGAATACCGCGCGCAGAAGCGCGGCGGCCGCGGCAAGCAGGCCATGGCGACCAAGGAAGAAGACTGGGTCGAGCATCTCTTCATGGCCAACACCCACGACTACATCCTGTGCTTCTCCAACCGCGGCCGCCTGTACTGGCTGAAGGTGTGGGAAGTGCCGCAGGGTTCGCGCAACTCGCGCGGCAGGCCGATCGTCAACATGTTCCCGCTGCAGGACGGCGAAAAGATCACCGTGGTGCTGCCGCTGTCGGGCGAGAACCGCACGTTCCCGGAAGACCGTTACGTCTTCATGGCAACCTCGCTGGGCACCGTCAAGAAGACCCCGCTGAATGATTTCTCCAACCCGCGCAAGGCCGGCATCATCGCGGTCGACCTCGATGAGGGCGACTTCCTGATCGGCGCCGCGTTGACCGATGGCGCCCATGACGTCATGCTGTTCTCGGACGCCGGCAAGGCCGTGCGCTTCGATGAAAACGACGTGCGCCCGATGGGCCGCACCGCGCGCGGCGTGCGCGGCATGAACCTGGAAGATGGCCAGCAGGTGATCGCCTTGCTGGTCGCCGGCAACGAGCAGCAGTCGGTGCTGACCGCGACCGAAAACGGTTTCGGCAAGCGCACCCCGATCGCCGAATACACCCGTCACGGCCGCGGCACCAAGGGCATGATCGCGATCCAGACTTCCGAGCGCAACGGCCGCGTGGTTGCCGCCACCCTGGTGGAAGAAAAGGATGAAATCATGTTGATCACCACCGGCGGCGTGCTGATCCGCACCCGCGTGGCGGAGATCCGCGAAATGGGCCGGGCAACGCAAGGCGTGACCCTGATCGCAGTGGAGGATGGCACCAAGTTGTCCGGCCTGCAGCGTATCCTGGAGTCCGACATTGAAGATGAAAGCGGTGCTGCGGAGGAAGAATGACGGTTTATAACTTCTCCGCCGGCCCGGCGGTCTTGCCGAAGGAAGTGCTGCGGCAAGCCGCCGCCGAAATGCTGGACTGGCACGGCAGCGGCATGTCGGTGATGGAGATGAGCCATCGCGGCAAGGAATTCATCTCGATCTACGAGGCGGCCGAGCGTGACCTGCGCGAGTTGCTGGCAGTGCCGGACAACTACAGGATCCTGTTCATGCAGGGCGGCGCGCTGGCCGAGAATGCCATCGTGCCGCTGAACCTGGTCGGCAGGAAGGCGCAACCGGCAACCGTCGACTTCATCGACACCGGTTCGTGGTCGGCCAAGTCGATCAAGGAAGCGCAGAAATACTGCAAGGTCAATGTCGCGGCGTCGGCGGCGTCGAACAGGTATTCGGCGATTCCTGCGCGCGACTCGTGGCAGTTGAGCAAGGATGCCGCTTACGTGCATATCTGCAGCAACGAGACCATCGACGGCATCGAGTATCACTATGTGCCCGACGTTGACGCCGATACCGGTGGTGCGCCGCTGGTGGCCGACATGTCTTCGCATATCCTCTCGCGCGCCGTCGATGTCTCGAAATACGGCGTGATCTATGGCGGTGCGCAAAAGAACATCGGCCCGGCCGGCCTCACCATCGTCATCGTGCGCGACGACCTGATCGGCCACGCCTTGCCGGCTTGCCCGTCGGCGTTCGACTGGAAGCTGGTGGCGGAAAACAATTCGATGTACAACACGCCGCCGACCTACGGCATCTATATTGCCGGCCTGGTGTTTCAGTGGCTGAAACGCAATGGCGGGGTGGCGGCGATGGAACTGGCCAATATCGCCAAGGCCGACCTGTTGTACGACTGTCTTGATGGCAGCCGCCTGTTTGAGAACCGCATTGCGCCGGAATGCCGCTCGCGCATGAACGTGCCTTTCTTTTTGCGCGACGAGTCGCTCAATGACGCCTTCCTGGCAGGTGCGAAAGAACGCGACCTGTTGCAGTTGAAAGGACACAAGTCGGTCGGTGGCATGCGCGCCTCGATCTATAACGCCATGCCGATCGAGGGCGTGCGGGCACTGGTGGACTATCTGAAGGAATTCGAGCGGCAACACGGATAAAAAGCGCTACCTTCTCGAACGACTTCGTCTCAAATCATGGATAACAAACTCAAACCCCTGCGCGAACAAATCGACGCCATCGATGCGCAAATCCTCGACTTGCTGAACCGGCGCGCCCGCGTTGCCGAGGAAGTCGGCCACGTCAAGGCGGAAACCAATGCCCCGGTGTTTCGCCCGGAGCGCGAGGCGCAGGTGCTGCGCGGCGTCGCCGAGCGCAACCCTGGTCCGCTGAATGGCAGCGATGTGCAGACCATTTTCCGCGAAATCATGTCGGCTTGCCGCGCCCTGGAGCGACGCGTCAGCGTTGCCTACCTCGGGCCGGCCGGCACTTTCAGCGAGCAGGCGGTCTACCAGCAGTTCGGCCACGCCGTCGCGGGCGAACTCTGCGTGTCGATCGACGAAGTATTTCGTGCCACTGAAGCCGGTACCGCCGATTTCGGCGTGGTGCCGATCGAGAATTCCACCGAGGGAACGATCAACCGCACCCTCGA
This window harbors:
- a CDS encoding Txe/YoeB family addiction module toxin, which codes for MRNILFTTDAWTDYLFWQGQDKKTLRRINELIKAAQRTPFEGIGKPEPLKENLAGFWSRRIDETNRLVYEVTDENIAIISCRYHY
- the serC gene encoding 3-phosphoserine/phosphohydroxythreonine transaminase: MTVYNFSAGPAVLPKEVLRQAAAEMLDWHGSGMSVMEMSHRGKEFISIYEAAERDLRELLAVPDNYRILFMQGGALAENAIVPLNLVGRKAQPATVDFIDTGSWSAKSIKEAQKYCKVNVAASAASNRYSAIPARDSWQLSKDAAYVHICSNETIDGIEYHYVPDVDADTGGAPLVADMSSHILSRAVDVSKYGVIYGGAQKNIGPAGLTIVIVRDDLIGHALPACPSAFDWKLVAENNSMYNTPPTYGIYIAGLVFQWLKRNGGVAAMELANIAKADLLYDCLDGSRLFENRIAPECRSRMNVPFFLRDESLNDAFLAGAKERDLLQLKGHKSVGGMRASIYNAMPIEGVRALVDYLKEFERQHG
- the ubiG gene encoding bifunctional 2-polyprenyl-6-hydroxyphenol methylase/3-demethylubiquinol 3-O-methyltransferase UbiG, with translation MNADPLELQKFGELAHRWWDPTSEFRPLHEINPLRLEWINARTPLAGKNVVDVGCGGGILAESMARKGAHVTGIDLSEKPLQVADLHSLESGVQVRYELIAAEALAAREPDQYDVVTCMEMLEHVPDPAAIVKACATLVKPGGQVFFSTINRNPKAYLFAVLGAEYLLKLLPKGTHDYAKFITPAELARCIRAADLTLDSLKGMSYNPLTKVYSLNQDTSVNYLVACSRPA
- the gyrA gene encoding DNA gyrase subunit A, with the protein product MDQFAKETIPISLEEEMRKSYLDYAMSVIVGRALPDVRDGLKPVHRRVLYAMHETNNVWNRPFVKCARVVGEVMGKYHPHGDASIYDTLVRMAQDFSMRYTLVDGQGNFGSVDGDSAAAMRYTECRLDKIAGELLADIEKETVDFVPNYDGKEKEPSVLPTRIPNLLINGSSGIAVGMATNIPPHNITEVITGALHVLRNADCTIDELIEIIPAPDFPTAGIIYGVSGVRDGYRTGRGRVVMRATTHFEEYGKEGRTAIIIDELPYQVNKKSLLERIAELVRDKKLDGISDIRDESDKSGMRVVIELKRGEVGEVVLNNLYKQTQLQDTFGMNMVALVDGQPKLLNLKQMLECFLSHRREVVTRRTVFELRKARERGHVLEGLAVALANIDDFIAIIKAAPTPPIAKAELMTRAWDSSLVREMLARTGAENVGGIDAFRPENLPNHYGMQSDGLYKLSDDQAQEILQMRLQRLTGLEQDKIVNEYKDVMAQIADLLDILSKPERVTEIITNEMTAARNEYGEGNKDVRRSRIEHNTSDLETEDLITPQDMVVTLSHSGYMKSQPLSEYRAQKRGGRGKQAMATKEEDWVEHLFMANTHDYILCFSNRGRLYWLKVWEVPQGSRNSRGRPIVNMFPLQDGEKITVVLPLSGENRTFPEDRYVFMATSLGTVKKTPLNDFSNPRKAGIIAVDLDEGDFLIGAALTDGAHDVMLFSDAGKAVRFDENDVRPMGRTARGVRGMNLEDGQQVIALLVAGNEQQSVLTATENGFGKRTPIAEYTRHGRGTKGMIAIQTSERNGRVVAATLVEEKDEIMLITTGGVLIRTRVAEIREMGRATQGVTLIAVEDGTKLSGLQRILESDIEDESGAAEEE
- the ompA gene encoding outer membrane protein OmpA — encoded protein: MNKYVKIIFAASSAVMAFSATAQVTDIKAATPKSAYVQDGRGVVARNTQGLCWRSTHWTPAESVPGCDGALAKAEEPAKPAAAPAAPAAKPAPQTEKVTFSADTLFDFNKATLRPEGKEQLDELFLKLFGMQLEVIIAVGHTDTIGGDSYNQKLSVKRAEAVKGYLVEKGVEENRVYTEGKGETAPVVADCKGNRAAQIKCQQPNRRVELEVVGTRTK
- a CDS encoding HAD family hydrolase; its protein translation is MHLPAPHAILFDLDGTLADTAPDLAAAVNRMRNVRGLAPTPYEQLRPLASAGARGLIGAAFGIAPGDAEFEAMRSEFLDNYAAAIAIHTRLFDGIDELLQELTDAGLQWGIVTNKPARFTDALVPLIGLGDAACVISGDTTPHAKPHPQPLLEAAGRIGLASTACWYVGDDLRDIQAGRAAGMTTIGAGWGYCGNIEPATWAADALAAHPLQLLELLKAR
- a CDS encoding DUF4043 family protein — protein: MGALLVFPERESPAPLSSNYTLYGDMSGRVMSILRDFSPEVEVYSIDESFLRLNGLAGLWVGLSRGHGAGDPAAHSAMDRPAGVRRHRAHQNAGQVRQPHRQDTSCVSLDDGIRVIGVNPGPVATDRIVRLMKRRAKDSFGDEARWSEFFGNLPGKRAATPEEVADLFAFLASPLSSKGRMTTQTDFFQTHAPDDVLTPLQAAELLELAEGDTGALLENEGAPALSTATETNTEGQPGSSNAPAQPQEPDPANAVILAKDGKHKGDEVEFHLLNPVGAKPIMGSKIAEGRGMGMSYSEARLRVNQARFPVDLGNVMTSIRSPYDFRRLGRPVVQSLMDRYVDHSILVHLAGGHGFHNNIEWGVPTEADLDFAEILVNPVKAPTKNRHFMADGTNGIQPFGVNAGEIDLATTDLLNMNVVDGIPSCPAARANGHRAAAV
- a CDS encoding type II toxin-antitoxin system Phd/YefM family antitoxin, giving the protein MRIVNFSDARNSLKDVIDQVVEDADVTVISRRDAPDAVVMSFDHYSSLMETVHLLSSPANAAHLARSIAQLRAGQAKPRDLIEVPETEKVTDEEHTLHH